Below is a window of Tachysurus fulvidraco isolate hzauxx_2018 chromosome 11, HZAU_PFXX_2.0, whole genome shotgun sequence DNA.
GCATAgatgaaatgtaaaatattatagcAAATAGGCTTTAAGATgtagaaagaaaacaagaatattttgAGAAGAAAACGTTCCCAGAgatttaatagatttaatgGAATGTTCAGGGTCCTTTTTAAAAGACCTGACACCCTTTGTTAGTCTGTTGTGAGGATGACCAAAGATCTTGTGACGGAATATGATGGAGAGTCAgtgaagagagaagaaaggtagaacaagaaaacaaaactggAGAGGGAGGAAAGTAGTTTAAGAGATGATTGATGAAAGCCCACAGGACGGACAACGCAAAGTAAACAGCTCAGAGCAATGTCGCCTTTATACCACAAGGGGGTGCTGTAATGTAACTAAAAGTTCTTTAACTCTACTGACAAGCATGCTAGTGTGCTGTGGTCCAATTAGTGTAGATTACACTGTGATCTCCTGTTGAACAGATCTTATACAGAAGAAGTATGTTATAGAAAGAATAATTTGCaggtgaattaattaattaatttgtttgtttgtttgtttgtttatttgtttatttctttatttaaataggcATATGCCCAGGATTACAGTCATATGCTGGGGGAGTGTTCACTGCGTCTTtgaatactctctctctctctctctctctctctctctctctctctctctctctctctcctcacccCCTCCCTCCtgccctcccctccctccctctctctccctctccctaaGTTTAAAAGTCTGACAGTGTGCTAATTCTTTACCCAAGATCTCTCTTCATTCATTTGGAGATGTCACCCTTCCTCAAATCCATCTGGACCTTAAAGAATGGCataattcttttctttacaccATTAATTCTGCTTCCTCTTCCACTTTATGTGGGTACAAGGGTACGTCAACTTCACCTTCATTTACCTTTATTTACGTATGTTCATATTAGTCGTCTGACAACATTGTGTAGCATCATTGGGGATCAAGACAATCCAATAAGCTATAACAACTTCTTTTGACCTTTTTATTTGCTGAGTGAGTTTCGGGTGAATCTATGTGTTGTGGGACCAAATGCATGTAACGTGTCTCTGACTACTACTTatcattaattttattattagaaGTAGAAGTAGGAGTAGTAGTATTTAATGCAATACTGAATATTGCTTATCACAATGCATAAAGAGTTGATTTGCACTTCTAATATTTCCTCATATGGCTTTATTGTAGAGGTCTAGAAATGCATCAAGCAAGCTACAGATTACGTAATATCTCtaattctttcattcttttttaaaccCATTTATGACTTTTAACATTGAAACAAGCTTCTGTAAGCTTCAAGTTGAGTTATTAGTCCAATGTAAACTAGAAATGGTCATTTCGATGTAAAAATGATGAGGATGCTATAAAGCAAGGAGgcatcatttctgttttttaaaaattgttggCCCACCGCTCATAAAATTCAACCCTGTGTGTTATAGGAAATTTTTATAGGTAAGGTTCTTAAACCTTTTGCTGCCAAAGTTGTTTTAAACTTTGGCTGCAAAATAAACATTCAATGAATCAAACATATATGgtcttaattattatttttattataggtTTACTTAGTGGATTACTGAGGTACTAAGCATCCAGTCTAACAAGCTAGTAACTATAAGAAATCagtaataaatagaataatgtatatttatgtattcttGTGTGGagattttaacaaaataaaacttctGGGAAATCTGAACTCACATACTGTAAGCAGAGGAAGTTGTGACATAGGGACGAGACTATCATATGATGCTGTTGTGGATTGCTTTGAACAATTATGCTACCtaagcaagattttttttttcattatgatcagttatttattagttttttataACGAACGTTTGTAAATCCCTATGCCCTGAGCAGAATGTTTGATGACATATCAGAAAAGTGCAGAATCCGAACTACACACTGAAGTGTTATTGTTGTAGTCCCTCCTTTTAACATGTAATAACTAGGTTGTTAGCTCTATCGCATGGCATTCCACACTACTGTATTAGAAGTAGAGCCTGAATGACGGTTGTGTCTATATGATCCAGGACCTTTTCTTCTTTCACCACTTCCTGACTGTCTCTCACATCTCTAACTCATGTTTTACCTCAAGTGTCAGTTGTAAGGTTCTACATAATACCTCAAGATATACTAAAGAACTGATAAGAGTTGTAGGTGAACCTTTTATCTCGTCTTGAACTTCTTTGCAGAACTACTTGTTTAAGATTATTTGAGTGTGTGGTctgatgataatgtgcattccAGGAGGCCAGCTGTGCTTACGTGATATCACTGATGGCAGTATACTGGTGTACAGAAGCTCTCCCTCTGGCTGTGACCTCTCTGCTGCCTGCTCTCCTTTTTCCTATGTTCGGCATCATGAAATCAAAACAGGTATCTCCATGTTTAAGGCTCCATATTTAGGCTATAAATTTTTCTGCACACCATTGGTGAATTACAGTATGGGTTTTTATTCACCTGTCATTCCTCAGGTGTGCATTCAATATCTAAAGGACACTAATATGTTGTTTGTGAGTGGCCTAATGGTGGCTGTAGCTGTCGAGCACTGGAACCTACACAAGCGCATTGCTCTCCGAGTGCTGCTCCTCGTGGGAGTGCGTCCAGCACTGTAAGTGACCAGTAATTAAAATAGAAGAAGTGTAGTCTCTCTTCCACATAGTCATCTTAAGAAGTTGCCAACTTTTATTTGAACTGCcaactttctttgtttttctttgttcctcTGTGTTTGAATACAGGTTAATGCTCGGGTTCATGGGTGTTACAGCCTTCCTCTCCATGTGGATCAGTAACACCGCCACCACAGCAATGATGGTCCCCATAGTGCAGGCAGTCCTGGAGCAACTGAACAACCAGGAAATTGAAACAGTCCCACTGAACTCCAGCGTGGAGCCCAACCAGGCATCAGACGCACAAAACAACGAATTGGTTAAACAAAAAGAAGGGCAAGGTCAGATATGTTACCGGTGTTATATATTTCATAGAAGATAGGGATCATAAAACTTACCATTATTAGCCCTATCTAATAGAATGGCTttcaaatgttttgtattttaatgtgtgAGATTATTTGTTCGTCTTGATTATTTTCTTCTCAGTAGTGGTGTTAAGTGGTCTGAACATGTCAACTGAAGTTACCAGGCATCAACAGGCATCAGAGAAAAAACAGATATGTAAAGGCATGACATTGTGCGTGTGCTATGCTGCCAGCATTGGGGGAACGGCCACCCTGACAGGCACAGGCCCCAACCTGGTACTCAAGGGACAGATGAATCAGTGGGTGTTACAACTAAGTAGTGATGATAaccttattttttaaacaatttgatagcctttctttttctttctcactttaATATTCTGTTATTTGCTCCTtcctgtcttttttattttattatgataCTAAGTGATGTCTCCTTGTTCTCCCTTAGACTGTTCCCACAAAATGGTGATGTCATCAATTTTGCATCCTGGTTCGGCTTTGCATTTCCAAACATGATCCTGATGCTAGCATTAGCTTGGCTGTGGCTGCAGTTTCTTTTCATGGGGTTCAAGTAAGTGTTAAACAAAACAAGTGTAAAAACAATCCTTGCTTGACCAGTACTACCCGAGTCCCACTCTTTGTTTCTTCTTGCTCTCCTTTCACTAGCTTTAGGAAGACATGGGGTTGCAAGGCAatgaagacagagaaagagattgCGGCATATAACGTAATCCGAGAGCAGCACCGGCTGCTGGGTCCCATGACATATGGAGAGTTCAGTGTGTTGGCTCTTTTTAGTCTACTTGTGATCCTGTGGTTCACCAGAGATCCTGGATTTGTGGCCGGCTGGGCCACACACACCTTCAACTCAGAAGCTGAGTATGGGTTGCATTGTGTTTGCAAAGCTTT
It encodes the following:
- the slc13a5b gene encoding solute carrier family 13 member 5 isoform X2, with product MSPFLKSIWTLKNGIILFFTPLILLPLPLYVGTREASCAYVISLMAVYWCTEALPLAVTSLLPALLFPMFGIMKSKQVCIQYLKDTNMLFVSGLMVAVAVEHWNLHKRIALRVLLLVGVRPALLMLGFMGVTAFLSMWISNTATTAMMVPIVQAVLEQLNNQEIETVPLNSSVEPNQASDAQNNELVKQKEGQVVLSGLNMSTEVTRHQQASEKKQICKGMTLCVCYAASIGGTATLTGTGPNLVLKGQMNQLFPQNGDVINFASWFGFAFPNMILMLALAWLWLQFLFMGFNFRKTWGCKAMKTEKEIAAYNVIREQHRLLGPMTYGEFSVLALFSLLVILWFTRDPGFVAGWATHTFNSEAEYVTDATVAVLIAVLLFILPSTPPTLCCWPPAGPGPALLTWKVVQRKMPWNIVLLLGGGFALAKGSEESGLSRWLGNQLMPLHNIPPWAIAIVLCLLISIFTECTSNVATATLFLPVLASMSHSIGMNPLYVMVPCTLSASFAFMLPVATPPNAIVFSYGYLKVSDMAKAGIMMNIIGIFCITLAINTWGKAMFHLDSFPTWANSTGL
- the slc13a5b gene encoding solute carrier family 13 member 5 isoform X1, which translates into the protein MSPFLKSIWTLKNGIILFFTPLILLPLPLYVGTREASCAYVISLMAVYWCTEALPLAVTSLLPALLFPMFGIMKSKQVCIQYLKDTNMLFVSGLMVAVAVEHWNLHKRIALRVLLLVGVRPALLMLGFMGVTAFLSMWISNTATTAMMVPIVQAVLEQLNNQEIETVPLNSSVEPNQASDAQNNELVKQKEGQVVVLSGLNMSTEVTRHQQASEKKQICKGMTLCVCYAASIGGTATLTGTGPNLVLKGQMNQLFPQNGDVINFASWFGFAFPNMILMLALAWLWLQFLFMGFNFRKTWGCKAMKTEKEIAAYNVIREQHRLLGPMTYGEFSVLALFSLLVILWFTRDPGFVAGWATHTFNSEAEYVTDATVAVLIAVLLFILPSTPPTLCCWPPAGPGPALLTWKVVQRKMPWNIVLLLGGGFALAKGSEESGLSRWLGNQLMPLHNIPPWAIAIVLCLLISIFTECTSNVATATLFLPVLASMSHSIGMNPLYVMVPCTLSASFAFMLPVATPPNAIVFSYGYLKVSDMAKAGIMMNIIGIFCITLAINTWGKAMFHLDSFPTWANSTGL